AAGTGGGAGGTCTATGACGAGCCCTACAAGACCTCCTATCCCGAATATGTGCGCATTCAACGCGAGAAGGACGCCGGCGCCTATTCGGTCAAGGCGGCGCTGGAGCGCAGCCGCATCTACGAGAACGCCGATCCGGGCTGGCGCTCCATTCTCAAATCGCATTACGGCGCCATCGCGCTCGGCGAATATGCCGCGATGAGCGCGGAGGCGCGCATGTGCCGCTTCGGCCGCGCGCCGGGCATGCGCAACATGGCGACGTTCGGCATGCTGGACGAGAACCGCCACGCCCAGATCCAGCTCTATTTCCCGCATGAATATTGCCCGAAGGACCGCCAGTTCGACTGGGCGCACAAGGCCTATCATTCCAATGAATGGGCGGCGATCGCGGCGCGGCATGCGTTCGACGACCTGTTCATGGCGCGCGGCGCCACCGAAATCGCGGTGATGCTGACCTTCGCCTTCGAGACCGGCTTCACCAATATGCAGTTCCTCGGTCTCGCGGCCGACGCCGCCGAAGCCGGCGATTTCACTTTCGCCAGCCTGATCTCCTCGATCCAGACCGACGAATCGCGCCACGCCCAGATCGGCGGGCCCGCGCTTCAAGTCCTGATCGCCAATGGCCGCAAGGCCGAGGCGCAGAAACTGGTGGACATCGCCATCGCCCGCGCCTGGCGCATCTTCTGCATCCTGACCGGCCCGTCGATGGACTACAACACGCCGCTCGAACACCGGAAGCAGTCGTTCAAGGAGTTCATGCAGGAGTGGATCGTCGGCCAGTTCGAGCGCTCACTGATCGACCTCGGCCTCGATCTGCCCTGGTATTGGGACAAGATGATCGCCGAATTCGACTACCAGCATCACGCCTATCAGATGGGCCTGTGGTTCTGGCGTCCGACCCTGTGGTGGAACCCCGCCGCCGGCGTCACGCCGGAATGCCGCGAATGGCTGGAGGAGAAATATCCCGGCTGGAACGCCAGCTTCGGCAAGGCCTGGGACGTCATCACCGAAAATCTGCTCAACGGCAAACCCGAACTGACCATGCCGGAGACGCTGCCGATCGTCTGCAACATGAGCCAGATTCCGATCTGCGCCATTCCCGGCGACGGCTGGAGCGTGAAGGATTATCCGCTCGAATATGAGGGGCGGCTCTATCACTTCAATTCCGAGATCGACCGCTGGATCTTCGAACAGGACCCGGTCCGCTATCGCGGCCATATGACTCTGGTCGATCGCTTCCTCGCCGGAAAGATCCAGCCGCCCGACCTGATGGGCGCGTTGATGTACATGAATCTCGCTCCTGGCGAGATCGGCGACGACGCGCATAATTACGCCTGGGTCGAGGCCTTCCGCCAGCACAAGCAGGCCGCGGAATAAGATCGACTCCAGAAATCGTTATCTCCGTCAGAGGAGCCGTTCATGGCCCTGTTCCCCATTGTTTCCAATTTCCAGCACGACTTCGTCCTGCTGCTGGTTCCAGTCGACACCGAAAACACGATGGATGAAGTCGCGGCCGCCGCGGCCCATCATTCCATAAACCGGCGCGTGGCCCCGCGGCCCGACAAGGTGGTCCGCGTGCGCCGCCAAGGCGCCGAGAGCTTTTATCCGCGCGAGGCCCGTCTGCATGAGACGGACATCAAGCCGATGGAAACGCTCGAATTCATCTTCGCCGACGCGTGAGCCGCCAAAGAGCCGAACATGAGCTTTCAGAAAGCCTGCACACTGGACGAGCTCTGGGAAGGCGACATGACGGAAGTCGATGTCGCGGGCCGGGTCATTCTTCTGGTCTGGCCCGAGGGCGGCGACATTCGCGCCTTCCAGGGCATTTGCCCGCATCAGGACATTCCGCTGTCCGAGGGCAAGTTCGACGGCCGGGTCATCATGTGCCGCGCCCATCAATGGACCTTCGACGCCAGGACCGGCGCCGGGGTCAACCCTTCGGACTGTCGTCTCGCCGAATATCCGGTGAAGATCGAGGGCGACGACATATTGCTCGAAATCGAGGGCGTCACGCCCCTGTTCGCGCACACATAATTCTGGGAGGAAATCCATGAGCAACGTCAAGGTGGCTGACGGCTACCGCAACAATCGCGTCGGCCCGATCCTGCGCGCCAGCCCCATTACGGCAGGCGTGATCGAGGCCGCGGAAGAGGACAATCCGGGCAAGGAAATCCGCGTCGACGACAAGATCGCCTATGTGCGCATCGACACGGAGAACGAATTGATTCTGCGCCGTGAAACGTTGGAGCGCGCGCTCGGGCGGCCGTTCAAGATGGCCGAGCTCGAAGTCAATCTCGGCTCCTTCGCCGGCCGCATCGAGACGACCGACGACCACGTCCGCTTCTATTACGAAAAAACGCTTTGATTTCGATGCCTCTGCTCCCCAAGCAGAGGCGCCGCCGCGCCCGTCGGCGCGGACGCCATGGGCTTCGCCCCTGGCGTCTGGATCTTATAAATCAGGGGAGTGAAAATGAACCAGCCTGCCG
This genomic interval from Candidatus Rhodoblastus alkanivorans contains the following:
- a CDS encoding YHS domain-containing protein; this encodes MALLERHEWYDIARSTNWTPQYVSEAELFPDVMTGAQGVPMDKWEVYDEPYKTSYPEYVRIQREKDAGAYSVKAALERSRIYENADPGWRSILKSHYGAIALGEYAAMSAEARMCRFGRAPGMRNMATFGMLDENRHAQIQLYFPHEYCPKDRQFDWAHKAYHSNEWAAIAARHAFDDLFMARGATEIAVMLTFAFETGFTNMQFLGLAADAAEAGDFTFASLISSIQTDESRHAQIGGPALQVLIANGRKAEAQKLVDIAIARAWRIFCILTGPSMDYNTPLEHRKQSFKEFMQEWIVGQFERSLIDLGLDLPWYWDKMIAEFDYQHHAYQMGLWFWRPTLWWNPAAGVTPECREWLEEKYPGWNASFGKAWDVITENLLNGKPELTMPETLPIVCNMSQIPICAIPGDGWSVKDYPLEYEGRLYHFNSEIDRWIFEQDPVRYRGHMTLVDRFLAGKIQPPDLMGALMYMNLAPGEIGDDAHNYAWVEAFRQHKQAAE
- a CDS encoding toluene-4-monooxygenase system B family protein yields the protein MALFPIVSNFQHDFVLLLVPVDTENTMDEVAAAAAHHSINRRVAPRPDKVVRVRRQGAESFYPREARLHETDIKPMETLEFIFADA
- a CDS encoding Rieske 2Fe-2S domain-containing protein, translating into MSFQKACTLDELWEGDMTEVDVAGRVILLVWPEGGDIRAFQGICPHQDIPLSEGKFDGRVIMCRAHQWTFDARTGAGVNPSDCRLAEYPVKIEGDDILLEIEGVTPLFAHT
- a CDS encoding MmoB/DmpM family protein gives rise to the protein MSNVKVADGYRNNRVGPILRASPITAGVIEAAEEDNPGKEIRVDDKIAYVRIDTENELILRRETLERALGRPFKMAELEVNLGSFAGRIETTDDHVRFYYEKTL